The following proteins are encoded in a genomic region of Candidatus Thermoplasmatota archaeon:
- a CDS encoding HAD-IB family phosphatase produces MDQKCRYHCYRRTRGFNSVNKKKPGKIKLVVFDMDGVLTDTISSWRYVHDFFGSSNDRSVDAYLRGEIDDLEFIRRDVSLWRVDGKPVSFDMLVEILSGVPLMRGARECIGSLREHGVKTAIVSAGLDILARRVASKTGIDYVFANGLKTDRNGFVTGEGLLNVRLMYKEKSVRRLSELSKVPLGDFVAVGNSCFDIPMFEVCGVGIAFNPGDDCVRKAADYVVESRDLTKVLPFIERFL; encoded by the coding sequence ATGGATCAGAAGTGTAGGTATCATTGTTATAGGAGAACTAGGGGGTTTAATAGTGTTAACAAGAAGAAACCTGGTAAAATAAAACTAGTGGTTTTTGACATGGATGGTGTACTCACTGATACTATTAGTTCATGGAGGTATGTCCATGATTTTTTTGGTAGCTCAAATGATAGATCAGTGGATGCTTATCTTAGGGGTGAGATTGATGATTTGGAGTTTATAAGAAGGGATGTTTCTCTCTGGCGTGTTGATGGTAAACCTGTTAGTTTTGATATGCTTGTTGAGATCTTGTCTGGTGTTCCTCTTATGAGGGGTGCGAGGGAATGCATAGGTTCACTCAGAGAGCATGGTGTTAAGACTGCTATTGTTAGCGCTGGTCTTGATATACTTGCTAGACGTGTTGCTAGTAAGACTGGTATAGACTATGTTTTTGCTAATGGTTTGAAAACTGATAGGAATGGTTTTGTTACTGGTGAGGGTTTGTTGAATGTCAGGCTTATGTATAAGGAAAAAAGTGTTAGGAGGCTTTCTGAGTTGAGTAAGGTTCCACTCGGTGATTTTGTTGCTGTTGGTAACTCTTGTTTTGATATACCCATGTTTGAGGTTTGTGGTGTTGGTATAGCTTTTAACCCCGGGGATGATTGTGTACGCAAAGCTGCTGATTATGTTGTTGAGTCAAGGGATCTCACCAAGGTTTTGCCTTTTATTGAACGTTTTCTGTAA
- a CDS encoding C25 family cysteine peptidase: MKKHNLKKTMVLTIVTLFLTLTLTPAVNSANTDDIAEQTNDEQQNYKLLIITPKKFVRSLKPLINHKNSVGVPTKIVTLDQVYKQIGNQGRDKPEKIKYYIKNAVETWGIKYVMLVGNFRQMPIRYVYNDEPWPVFPEPCFISELYYADIYDKNGNFSSWNSNDNDKFGEWKGDEAQDRDIDLYPDVYVGRLACRTNLEVNIMVNKIITYEITTYGKEWFKTMVVVAGDTYPPGSYNFSTDPFEGEENTKTALSYMSGFKNVTLWTSTGTLTGPKDVINAVNNGCGFLFFDGHGNPGIWSTHPPNDKKNWTNGLLKTDISKLKNKNMYPICVVGGCHNSQFDVALTNLLKYGKKAIYYSTWLPECWSWKMTCKIAGGSIATIGNTGLGMTKEDKTSQSGASDFLDSQFFYEYGINGTDILGEVWGKAITNYLNNYPINWSTPAGWDYAYDAKTVQQWTLFGDPSLKIGGYS, translated from the coding sequence ATGAAAAAACATAACCTAAAAAAAACCATGGTTTTAACCATAGTCACATTATTTTTAACACTCACCTTAACACCAGCTGTGAACTCAGCAAACACAGATGATATAGCAGAACAAACAAACGATGAACAACAAAACTATAAACTACTAATAATAACACCAAAAAAATTTGTTAGATCACTAAAACCCTTGATAAACCATAAAAACAGCGTCGGCGTACCAACAAAAATTGTTACACTAGACCAGGTGTACAAACAAATAGGGAACCAAGGGCGAGACAAACCAGAGAAAATAAAATACTACATAAAAAATGCTGTTGAAACATGGGGGATCAAATACGTTATGCTAGTAGGCAACTTCAGGCAGATGCCAATAAGGTATGTTTACAACGATGAACCATGGCCTGTTTTCCCTGAACCCTGTTTCATCTCAGAGTTGTACTACGCTGACATATATGACAAAAACGGTAATTTCTCAAGCTGGAATTCAAATGATAACGATAAATTCGGGGAATGGAAAGGGGATGAGGCACAAGACAGGGACATAGATCTTTACCCAGATGTCTATGTTGGTAGGCTAGCATGTAGGACAAACCTTGAAGTAAATATCATGGTAAACAAAATTATAACATATGAGATAACAACATATGGTAAAGAATGGTTTAAAACAATGGTTGTAGTCGCAGGTGACACCTACCCACCAGGTTCATACAATTTTTCAACAGATCCTTTCGAAGGAGAAGAAAACACAAAGACTGCTCTGAGCTACATGTCTGGTTTCAAAAATGTTACACTATGGACATCAACCGGTACATTAACAGGTCCAAAGGATGTGATAAACGCTGTAAACAATGGCTGTGGTTTCCTGTTTTTTGATGGACACGGCAACCCTGGTATATGGAGTACGCATCCACCAAATGACAAAAAAAACTGGACAAACGGGTTATTAAAAACTGATATTAGTAAACTGAAAAACAAAAACATGTACCCGATTTGTGTTGTTGGTGGTTGTCATAACAGCCAGTTTGATGTAGCGTTAACAAACCTGCTGAAATACGGGAAAAAAGCAATTTATTACTCAACCTGGTTACCAGAGTGCTGGAGTTGGAAGATGACATGTAAAATAGCTGGTGGGAGCATAGCAACCATTGGTAACACAGGACTTGGTATGACAAAAGAGGATAAAACCAGTCAATCAGGAGCAAGTGATTTCCTGGACTCACAGTTCTTCTATGAATACGGTATAAACGGAACCGATATACTTGGTGAGGTATGGGGAAAAGCTATAACAAACTACCTAAACAACTACCCGATAAACTGGTCAACACCAGCAGGCTGGGATTATGCGTATGATGCGAAAACAGTGCAACAATGGACACTGTTTGGTGACCCTAGCCTGAAGATAGGTGGGTACTCATAA
- a CDS encoding ABC transporter permease: MENVMIAMIVVWWPAYTRLVRGQILSVRENQYVEAAKSVGAGDTRIIFRHILPNSMAPLIVQTTMDLGNAILTAAGLSFLGFGAGPGAAECGRMVSDSRNYFMNYPWMMISPGLAIFITVLGFNLLGDGLRDILDPGLRRGGGKT, encoded by the coding sequence ATCGAAAACGTTATGATAGCAATGATTGTTGTTTGGTGGCCAGCTTATACTCGTTTAGTTCGAGGGCAAATTCTCTCTGTAAGAGAAAACCAATATGTAGAAGCAGCTAAATCTGTAGGGGCTGGAGACACTAGAATTATCTTTAGGCATATTTTACCAAATTCTATGGCACCACTTATTGTTCAAACAACCATGGATCTTGGTAATGCAATTCTTACTGCTGCTGGATTAAGTTTTTTAGGTTTCGGGGCTGGACCAGGAGCTGCTGAATGTGGTAGAATGGTTTCAGATTCAAGAAATTATTTTATGAACTATCCTTGGATGATGATATCCCCTGGACTTGCTATATTCATCACAGTGTTAGGTTTTAATTTATTAGGTGACGGACTTAGAGACATTCTGGATCCAGGGTTAAGAAGAGGAGGAGGAAAAACATAA